A section of the Venturia canescens isolate UGA chromosome 11, ASM1945775v1, whole genome shotgun sequence genome encodes:
- the LOC122417948 gene encoding chromatin accessibility complex 16kD protein-like, giving the protein MASQGSPVKMKELNLPMARVKTIMKSSPHVETVGLDGLFLVAKATEMFIQYLAEEAHTQSNKANQIDYKHLAEVVQTNETLEFLKEIMPRKITVRQFKELMAAKESNNSSSSETSSSDSDSDSESDSDSCSDSDESENKNNNSSGSESNSKPNGKSNSGKSDSSTKSDSDADNKS; this is encoded by the exons ATGGCGTCTCAGGGATCACCAGTAAAAATGAAAGAGTTAAATTTACCAATGGCTCGAGTGAAAACTATTATGAAAAGTTCACCGCATGTTGAAACTGTTGGCTTGGATGGCTTGTTTCTAGTGGCTAAAGCAACC GAAATGTTTATTCAATATTTGGCTGAGGAAGCACATACTCAATCGAACAAGGCAAATCAAATAGATTATAAGCATCTTGCGGAAGTGGTCCAAACAAACGAGACTCTGGAGTTCCTCAAAGAAATAATGCCACGAAAGATAACAGTTCGACAGTTCAAAGAATTAATGGCTGCAAAAGAATCTAACAACAGTAGCTCGTCAGAAACTTCGTCGTCAGATTCTGACAGTGATAGTGAATCCGACAGTGATTCATGCTCAGACAGTGACGagtcggaaaataaaaataacaattcaTCTGGAAGCGAGTCTAATTCCAAACcaaatggaaaatcaaattctggAAAAAGTGACTCGAGCACAAAAAGTGACAGCGATGCTGATAACAAATCTTAG
- the LOC122417947 gene encoding transmembrane protein 199 codes for MPVEPIENPSLTIKPSPKLADFVVKNVKIENAPQNIINLKKSSKSKRAEILLSLDDVKWLDQYLKEYRKFNDEKVYIHEFLENVDINLPEPKITPRDPVLEERIKKLTSQQHAREYSAMTKGVDSARKRLPEDTIAYQMKQINRQLIAVAQFVISVLAGFAFGFIGVELLVGNLDFGFRLLLGIICALVIALAEIYFLAKKLNEDHIEEMTSYTKFHQE; via the exons atgcctgTCGAACCGATCGAAAATCCTTCTCTGACGATCAAACCCAGTCCAAAGCTCGCAGACTTTGtcgtaaaaaatgtgaaaatcgaaaatgcaCCACAAAATATAATTAACTTGAAAAAGTCTTCAAAAAGCAAAAGAGCCGAAATTTTATTGAGCCTCGATGACGTCAAATGGCTCGATCAATATCTGAAGGAATACCGCAAATTCAACGATGAAAAAGTCTACATACACGAGTTTCTCGAAAATGTTGATATCAATTTGCCCGAACCGAAAATCACGCCTAGAGATCCAGTGCTcgaagaaagaataaaaaaattaacgtcGCAACAACATGCTCGAGAATACAGCGCGATGACAAAAGGCGTCGATTCCGCTAGGAAAAGGCTACCGGAAGACACAATCGCTTATCAAA TGAAACAAATAAATCGTCAGTTAATAGCAGTTGCCCAATTTGTCATATCTGTTCTGGCTGGTTTCGCATTTGGGTTTATTGGCGTTGAATTACTCGTGGGAAATTTGGATTTCGGGTTTAGACTACTCCTTGGAATAATCTGCGCCCTTGTTATAGCCTTAGcggaaatttatttcctgGCTAAGAAACTGAACGAAGATCACATTGAAGAAATGACGAGCTatacaaaatttcatcaagagtaa
- the Muted gene encoding biogenesis of lysosome-related organelles complex 1 subunit 5 isoform X2 has product MATVIKDIGEIWSRLFDHRPFVHGEITYFLRELEERRGDREVERLFKILEYSTELSQSQLDRAEQLGDCHLPSLKANADVALSMCERILDREEQFYNDTKIQENRERRKVEWQCFINDMSDKCEKVDRTFQEKEEELKEFYIDLEKKLHIGA; this is encoded by the exons ATGGCGACCGTCATCAAAG ATATTGGCGAAATTTGGAGCAGACTGTTTGATCACCGACCATTCGTTCACGGTGAAATCACGTATTTTTTACGAGAACTCGAG GAACGCAGAGGAGATCGGGAAGTAGAACGTCTCTTCAAAATTCTCGAGTATTCAACGGAGCTGAGTCAGAGTCAACTAGACAGAGCGGAACAATTGGGCGATTGTCATTTGCCGAGCCTCAAGGCAAACGCTGACGTTGCTCTGAGCATGTGTGAACGAATTCTTGACAGAGAGGAGCAATTCTATAAC gacacaaaaatccaagaaaatcgagaaagaagaaaagttgAATGGCAATGCTTCATTAATGACATGAGCGACAAGTGTGAAAAAGTCGATCGAACCTTTCaggaaaaggaagaagaaCTCAAAGAGTTTTACATCGATTTGGAAAAGAAGCTCCACATAGGGGCTTGA
- the Muted gene encoding biogenesis of lysosome-related organelles complex 1 subunit 5 isoform X1, translated as MATVIKDIGEIWSRLFDHRPFVHGEITYFLRELEKNRVFNKSNEKFEFPKERRGDREVERLFKILEYSTELSQSQLDRAEQLGDCHLPSLKANADVALSMCERILDREEQFYNDTKIQENRERRKVEWQCFINDMSDKCEKVDRTFQEKEEELKEFYIDLEKKLHIGA; from the exons ATGGCGACCGTCATCAAAG ATATTGGCGAAATTTGGAGCAGACTGTTTGATCACCGACCATTCGTTCACGGTGAAATCACGTATTTTTTACGAGAACTCGAG AAAAACAGAGTGTTCAACaagtcaaatgaaaaatttgaatttccaaAGGAACGCAGAGGAGATCGGGAAGTAGAACGTCTCTTCAAAATTCTCGAGTATTCAACGGAGCTGAGTCAGAGTCAACTAGACAGAGCGGAACAATTGGGCGATTGTCATTTGCCGAGCCTCAAGGCAAACGCTGACGTTGCTCTGAGCATGTGTGAACGAATTCTTGACAGAGAGGAGCAATTCTATAAC gacacaaaaatccaagaaaatcgagaaagaagaaaagttgAATGGCAATGCTTCATTAATGACATGAGCGACAAGTGTGAAAAAGTCGATCGAACCTTTCaggaaaaggaagaagaaCTCAAAGAGTTTTACATCGATTTGGAAAAGAAGCTCCACATAGGGGCTTGA
- the LOC122417946 gene encoding uncharacterized protein, translating to MSSVSKCRRVKRPTILAKRSALAKKSFYNKRSYKPLYEKVKGNNNALAKSLSKEKQENQYLFTENLALKSQTQELTLALNRRDDIITGVLKNAKDTLGLLVTATNYLTNTIASCQQVINTPKFTPRKSTSRDSNRRLSDKSPARGVVQPMVGGHTITKPTINLSRLNMQREYRDRNRPNLSDIEESATTPEQSPVSQRSVGQRSASPGQVPIHRALNCDTRRVNRMPERLRRTLRTSDESPRRSSGRGLRNSSGRRSIRRSREVSGVSSPHINNDESLRSPRVSLHDVSRLLHNAQSVNIRTLLEASNEMELSNSGVSAESLPTEKHHGSPSEANPPGLFETPPPSSALKAKSDSSARRDAEDPLEGPSWLLDDSEVARPLTSAANKTAASASANETRLMNDSFEETDTVSSAGTLPYRYSSDYRDWNEDDMRTDSNLPIFVTRKRGSRCDDTDDFTLMFRKPAPKNYNFDLNDLELPVIESPIVKASVSRVPEPELTANIQTVQTQNFANLTSLCRPTVDPDEETMYLHPMEPPLLSDNSDISLSTVVAQNERSDDDDGGDSSRFVGHRKRPQKKTHSPVIDSLSESEHSPSPKRNKSKTKRKLKTKDPSSAKVVLLKLKDNRFGKSTVSPETRTSEDYRNVEHSATNPDPSSDSEMSNASSTKLAAASAGVQARPRRQKAPKNLQEPSLGKKLRRH from the exons atgtccagCGTATCAAAATGTCGGAGGGTAAAGAGACCAACTATTTTAGCCAAACGGTCGGCATTggcaaaaaaatcgttttataacAAAAGATCATACAAGCCGC TATATGAAAAAGTCAAAGGGAACAACAATGCGCTGGCAAAGTCCCTTTCGAAGGAGAAACAGGAGAATCAATATCTCTTCACTGAAAACTTAGCGTTAAAGAGCCAAACCCAAGAGTTGACTTTGGCTCTGAACAGACGTGAT gaCATAATAACcggagttttaaaaaatgcaaagGACACGTTGGGGCTTTTAGTGACAGCAACAAATTATCTAACTAACACGATAGCTTCTTGCCAGCAAGTTATCAATACGCCCAAATTTACACCGAGGAAATCTACAA GCAGAGACTCGAATCGACGACTGTCCGACAAATCACCAGCTCGTGGTGTCGTCCAGCCTATGGTAGGCGGTCACACAATAACAAAACCAACAATTAACTTGAGCAGGCTCAACATGCAAAGAGAATACAGAGACAGAAATCGCCCAAATTTGAGTGATATCGAAGAGTCTGCAACTACTCCAGAACAAAGTCCTGTCAGTCAACGTTCTGTCGGTCAGCGCTCTGCCTCTCCAGGACAAGTGCCGATTCACAGAGCTTTAAATTGT GATACTAGACGCGTTAATCGAATGCCAGAACGTCTCCGACGCACTCTTCGAACAAGTG ACGAAAGCCCTCGTCGCTCGAGCGGTCGGGGACTTAGAAACTCATCGGGTCGTCGTTCGATCCGACGTTCTCGAGAGGTGTCCGGAGTGTCGTCACCACACATAAACAATGATGAAAGCCTCAGAAGTCCCAGAGTCTCACTTCACGATGTTTCACGACTCTTACACAACGCCCAAAGCGTCAACATTCGAACG TTATTGGAGGCATCAAACGAAATGGAGCTGTCAAATTCCGGAGTGTCTGCAGAAAGTCTTCCCACCGAGAAGCATCACGGTTCACCGAGTGAGGCGAATCCGCCTGGTTTGTTTGAGACTCCACCTCCGAGTTCGGCGTTGAAAGCCAAAAGTGATTCGTCAGCAAGACGAGATGCGGAGGATCCTTTGGAGGGCCCAAGCTGGCTCTTGGATGACTCTGAAGTCGCACGGCCATTGACATCAGCAGCGAACAAAACAGCTGCATCAGCAAGTGCGAACGAAACACGTTTGATGAACGATAGTTTTGAGGAAACCGATACGGTTAGTTCGGCTGGAACTTTGCCGTATCGGTACTCGAGTGATTATCGAGATTGGAACGAGGACGATATGCGCACGGATTCAAACTTGCCGATCTTCGTGACGCGAAAGCGTGGCAGTCGTTGCGACGACACAGATGACTTTACGCTGATGTTTCGGAAACCAGCACCTAAAAATTACAATTTCGATTTGAACGATCTTGAATTGCCGGTGATTGAAAGTCCGATCGTTAAAGCATCGGTATCTCGAGTCCCTGAGCCGGAATTGACAGCGAATATTCAAACGGTCCAGACTCAAAACTTTGCCAACTTGACTTCACTCTGTCGGCCCACCGTTGATCCAGATGAAGAAACAATGTACTTGCATCCCATGGAGCCACCACTCTTGTCTGACAATTCTGATATTTCGTTATCTACAGTGGTTGCCCAAAACGAAAGATCGGACGACGACGATGGTGGCGATAGCTCGAGGTTCGTTGGACATCGCAAGCGGCCGCAAAAAAAGACTCACAGTCCCGTTATCGATTCTCTCAGCGAATCCGAACACTCTCCAAGCCCAAAACGTAACAAGTCTAAAACCAAACGGAAACTCAAAACCAAAGATCCCAGTTCTGCCAAAGTCGTGCTTTTGAAGCTCAAGGACAATCGATTTGGAAAATCGACGGTTTCGCCTGAGACACGAACTTCTGAGGATTATCG AAATGTAGAGCATTCGGCAACGAACCCTGATCCGTCGAGTGACTCTGAAATGAGCAACGCGAGCTCGACGAAGCTCGCAGCAGCGAGCGCCGGAGTTCAAGCACGTCCGAGACGTCAGAAAGCGCCAAAAAACTTGCAGGAGCCAAGTTTAGGGAA aaaacTGAGAAGACACTGA
- the LOC122418077 gene encoding N(G),N(G)-dimethylarginine dimethylaminohydrolase 1, translated as MALHRYTHAVLCRIPLSLRTRGEVDLDEARKQHLALAELLREIGIDVVEMPPDEESPLCPFVDDVAIVCNGTALIARPAEPSRLKEIETIRAVLKKELDIPLVEIADKNARLDGGDVLFTGREFFVGLSQFTNEAGARAVAAAFPEYPCVPIKVAESKRLKSLVTMAGPDVMCVGAGKESQEALKRIEREATYSYQTLTVPEDEAANVVYVNGTLIHRSEEEIPNSSKVFAAKVEFPTRPLAFTQLARVSSGLTSCCLLVRRPKHIRSI; from the exons ATGGCGCTTCATCGTTATACACACGCTGTTCTTTGCCGAATTCCGCTATCATTGCGTACCAGGGGCGAGGTCGATCTTGACGAGGCTAGAAAACAACATTTAGCACTTGCCGAACTTTTACGCGAGATTGGAATCGACGTTGTCGAAATGCCGCCCGATGAGGAGTCACCTCTGTGTCCTTTCGTCGACGACGTTGCGATTGTTTGCAATGGAACTGCCCTCATTGCACGACCTGCAGAACCTTCGAGGCTCAAAGAG ATCGAAACTATACGAGCTGTCCTGAAAAAAGAATTGGACATACCTCTGGTTGAAATAGCTGACAAAAATGCTCGTTTGGATGGAGGAGACGTTCTATTTACTG GCAGAGAATTTTTTGTCGGCTTGTCCCAATTCACTAATGAAGCTGGGGCTCGAGCAGTAGCCGCTGCATTTCCTGAATACCCCTGTGTTCCCATAAAG GTCGCTGAGTCCAAACGGTTGAAATCTTTGGTCACAATGGCTGGGCCGGATGTCATGTGTGTTGGTGCGGGCAAAGAATCGCAAGAAGCTTTGAAG CGCATAGAAAGAGAGGCAACGTACAGTTATCAAACGCTGACAGTTCCTGAGGACGAAGCTGCGAACGTGGTTTACGTTAATGGAACATTGATTCATCGTTCGGAAGAGGAAATACCGAACTCGAGCAAAGTTTTTGCGGCCAAAGTTGAATTTCCTACAAGACCATTAGCATTTACGCAATTGGCGAGGGTGAGTTCAGGTCTGACGTCGTGCTGTTTGTTGGTACGGAGACCGAAGCACATTCGCagtatttaa